The Mustela erminea isolate mMusErm1 chromosome 6, mMusErm1.Pri, whole genome shotgun sequence genome includes a region encoding these proteins:
- the SLC25A3 gene encoding phosphate carrier protein, mitochondrial isoform X2 translates to MFSSVAHLARANPFNAPHLQLVHDGLTGHRSSPAGPPGPPRRSRNLAAAAVEEYSCEYGSMKFYALCGFGGVLSCGLTHTAVVPLDLVKCRMQVDPQKYKGIFNGFSVTLKEDGVRGLAKGWAPTFIGYSMQGLCKFGFYEVFKVLYSNMLGEENTYLWRTSLYLASSASAEFFADIALAPMEAAKVRIQTQPGYANTLRDAAPKMYKEEGLKAFYKGVAPLWMRQIPYTMMKFACFERTVEALYKFVVPKPRSECSKAEQLVVTFVAGYIAGVFCAIVSHPADSVVSVLNKEKGSSASQVLQRLGFKGVWKGLFARIIMIGTLTALQWFIYDSVKVYFRLPRPPPPEMPESLKKKLGLTQ, encoded by the exons ATGTTCTCGTCCGTGGCGCATCTGGCGCGGGCGAACCCCTTCAACGCGCCCCACCTGCAGCTGGTACACGATGGCCTCACGGGCCACCGCAGCAGCCCCGCGGGGCCCCCGGGCCCGCCCCGACGTTCCCGCAATCTGGCAGCAGCCGCTGTGGAAG AGTACAGTTGCGAATATGGCTCCATGAAGTTTTATGCACTGTGTGGCTTTGGTGGGGTCTTAAGTTGTGGTCTGACACACACTGCTGTCGTTCCTCTGGATTTAGTGAAATGCCGAATGCAG GTGGACCCCCAGAAGTACAAGGGCATATTTAATGGATTCTCAGTTACACTGAAAGAGGATGGCGTTCGTGGTTTGGCTAAAGGATGGGCTCCAACTTTCATTGGCTACTCAATGCAGGGGCTCTGCAAGTTTGGCTTTTATGAAGTTTTCAAAGTATTGTATAGCAACATGCTTGGGGAG GAGAACACCTATCTCTGGCGCACATCACTATATTTGGCTTCTTCTGCCAGTGCTGAATTCTTTGCTGACATTGCCCTGGCTCCTATGGAAGCTGCTAAGGTTCGAATTCAAACCCAGCCAGGTTATGCCAACACTTTGAGGGATGCAGCTCCCAAAATGTATAAGGAAGAAGGCTTAAAAGC ATTCTACAAGGGCGTTGCTCCTCTCTGGATGAGACAGATACCATACACCATGATGAAATTTGCCTGCTTTGAACGTACTGTTGAAGCATTGTACAAGTTTGTGGTTCCCAAGCCCCGAAGTGAATGTTCAAAGGCAGAGCAACTGGTTGTAACATTTGTGGCAGGTTACATAG CTGGAGTGTTCTGTGCAATTGTTTCTCACCCTGCTGATTCTGTGGTATCTGTGTTGAATAAGGAGAAAGGTAGCAGTGCTTCTCAAGTCCTTCAGAGACTTGGATTTAAAG GTGTATGGAAGGGACTCTTTGCCCGTATCATCATGATTGGCACTCTGACTGCACTACAGTGGTTCATCTATGACTCTGTGAAGGTCTACTTCAGGCTCCCTCGCCCTCCTCCACCTGAAATGCCAGAGTCTCTGAAGAAGAAGCTTGGGTTAACTCAGTAG
- the SLC25A3 gene encoding phosphate carrier protein, mitochondrial isoform X1 gives MFSSVAHLARANPFNAPHLQLVHDGLTGHRSSPAGPPGPPRRSRNLAAAAVEEQYSCDYGSGRFFILCGLGGIISCGTTHTALVPLDLVKCRMQVDPQKYKGIFNGFSVTLKEDGVRGLAKGWAPTFIGYSMQGLCKFGFYEVFKVLYSNMLGEENTYLWRTSLYLASSASAEFFADIALAPMEAAKVRIQTQPGYANTLRDAAPKMYKEEGLKAFYKGVAPLWMRQIPYTMMKFACFERTVEALYKFVVPKPRSECSKAEQLVVTFVAGYIAGVFCAIVSHPADSVVSVLNKEKGSSASQVLQRLGFKGVWKGLFARIIMIGTLTALQWFIYDSVKVYFRLPRPPPPEMPESLKKKLGLTQ, from the exons ATGTTCTCGTCCGTGGCGCATCTGGCGCGGGCGAACCCCTTCAACGCGCCCCACCTGCAGCTGGTACACGATGGCCTCACGGGCCACCGCAGCAGCCCCGCGGGGCCCCCGGGCCCGCCCCGACGTTCCCGCAATCTGGCAGCAGCCGCTGTGGAAG AGCAGTATAGCTGTGACTATGGATCTGGCAGATTCTTTATCCTTTGTGGACTTGGAGGAATTATTAGCTGTGGCACAACACATACAGCATTGGTTCCTCTAGATCTGGTTAAATGCAGAATGCAG GTGGACCCCCAGAAGTACAAGGGCATATTTAATGGATTCTCAGTTACACTGAAAGAGGATGGCGTTCGTGGTTTGGCTAAAGGATGGGCTCCAACTTTCATTGGCTACTCAATGCAGGGGCTCTGCAAGTTTGGCTTTTATGAAGTTTTCAAAGTATTGTATAGCAACATGCTTGGGGAG GAGAACACCTATCTCTGGCGCACATCACTATATTTGGCTTCTTCTGCCAGTGCTGAATTCTTTGCTGACATTGCCCTGGCTCCTATGGAAGCTGCTAAGGTTCGAATTCAAACCCAGCCAGGTTATGCCAACACTTTGAGGGATGCAGCTCCCAAAATGTATAAGGAAGAAGGCTTAAAAGC ATTCTACAAGGGCGTTGCTCCTCTCTGGATGAGACAGATACCATACACCATGATGAAATTTGCCTGCTTTGAACGTACTGTTGAAGCATTGTACAAGTTTGTGGTTCCCAAGCCCCGAAGTGAATGTTCAAAGGCAGAGCAACTGGTTGTAACATTTGTGGCAGGTTACATAG CTGGAGTGTTCTGTGCAATTGTTTCTCACCCTGCTGATTCTGTGGTATCTGTGTTGAATAAGGAGAAAGGTAGCAGTGCTTCTCAAGTCCTTCAGAGACTTGGATTTAAAG GTGTATGGAAGGGACTCTTTGCCCGTATCATCATGATTGGCACTCTGACTGCACTACAGTGGTTCATCTATGACTCTGTGAAGGTCTACTTCAGGCTCCCTCGCCCTCCTCCACCTGAAATGCCAGAGTCTCTGAAGAAGAAGCTTGGGTTAACTCAGTAG